One genomic segment of Suricata suricatta isolate VVHF042 chromosome 16, meerkat_22Aug2017_6uvM2_HiC, whole genome shotgun sequence includes these proteins:
- the ADGRG3 gene encoding adhesion G protein-coupled receptor G3 isoform X2, whose amino-acid sequence MSFVKAVVQNVSTNISEDLLFSLTPSQVPRPVKENEHEHPDRVRLPRSLFESLQGSRPVVRLAVTVLDIGPGNLFKGPKLSLEDGSSVLNNRLVGLSLGNMSVSRLAEPLEITFSHQHPPSNMTFSCVFWDVTKGSRGDWSSNGCSTELGAKRTICRCDHLTFFALLLRPILDRATAQALVRISQAGCGASMIFLAFTVVLYAALRFYRQRFKSEDAPKIHVALSVSLFLLNLAFFFNVGNGREQSDATCWARGAVFHYFLLCTFTWMGLEAFHLYLLVIKVFNTYFGHYFLKLSLVGWGLPALIVIGTGSANSYGHYAIRDKKDMVTLELCWFREKTAVSALYVTVHGYFLITSLFSAVVLGLVAWKVFTLSTATAGKEQGPNWKGVLTVLGLSSLVGVTWWLAILTPLGRSTIYAFALFNSLQGVFIFCWFAVLYFPSQAAVSSSSGTARADQVHTTSHE is encoded by the exons ATGTCTTTTGTGAAGGCTGTTGTCCAGAATGTCAGCACCAACATCTCAGAAGACCTGCTCTTCTCCCTGACGCCTTCCCAG GTTCCAAGGCCAGTGAaggagaatgagcatgagcaccCCGACAGAGTCCGGCTGCCCCGGAGTCTCTTTGAATCCCTGCAGGGCAGCAGGCCAGTGGTCCGGCTGGCCGTCACTGTCCTAGACATCGGTCCGGGGAATCTCTTTAAG GGCCCCAAGCTCAGCCTGGAGGACGGCAGCAGCGTGTTGAACAACCGCCTGGTGGGCTTGAGTTTGGGCAATATGTCTGTCAGCAGGCTGGCCGAGCCTTTGGAGATCACCTTCTCCCACCAGCACCCGCCCTCT AACATGACCTTCAGCTGTGTATTCTGGGATGTGACTAAAG ggTCGAGAGGAGACTGGTCTTCCAATGGCTGCTCCACAGAGCTCGGCGCCAAGAGGACCATCTGCCGCTGTGACCATCTGACCTTCTTCGCTTTGCTGCTG AGGCCGATCTTGGATCGGGCCACGGCGCAGGCCCTCGTTCGCATTTCCCAGGCTGGCTGTGGAGCCTCTATGATCTTCCTGGCCTTCACTGTTGTCCTCTACGCTGCCCTGAG GTTTTACCGGCAGCGGTTCAAGTCAGAGGATGCCCCCAAGATCCATGTGGCCCTGAGCGTCAGCTTGTTTCTCCTGAATCTAGCCTTCTTCTTCAATGTGGGGAATGGCCGTGAGCAGTCAGATGCCACCTGCTGGGCACGGGGGGCCGTCTTCCACTATTTCCTACTCTGTACCTTCACCTGGATGGGCCTGGAAGCCTTCCACCTCTACCTGCTCGTCATCAAGGTCTTCAACACCTACTTTGGACACTACTTCCTGAAGCTGAGCCTTGTGGGATGGG GCCTGCCTGCCCTAATCGTCATCGGCACCGGGAGCGCCAACAGCTATGGCCACTATGCCATCCGCGACAAGAAGGACATGGTCACGCTGGAGCT GTGCTGGTTCCGTGAGAAGACCGCTGTCTCTGCCCTCTATGTCACCGTCCACGGCTACTTCCTCATCACCTCCCTCTTCAGTGCCGTGGTCTTGGGCCTAGTGGCCTGGAAGGTCTTCACTCTGTCGACTGCCACGGCAGGCAAGGAGCAGGGGCCAAACTGGAAGGGGGTCCTCACCGTGTTGGGCCTCTCCAGCCTGGTGGGCGTGACCTGGTGGCTGGCCATCCTCACGCCCCTGGGCCGATCCACCATCTATGCCTTCGCGCTGTTCAACTCCCTGCAAG GTGTCTTCATCTTCTGCTGGTTCGCCGTGCTCTATTTCCCAAGCCAGGCTGCCGTGTCCTCGTCTTCCGGCACTGCCAGAGCTGACCAGGTCCATACCACGTCTCATGAGTAG